gctcttcgatacatcgctgggtgaaggaattttacgtcacggcctcTTGAAGGGTTAACCCTGTACTTTTGCAATAGCATTcatttcaaatcagccaattttGTTTATGAAATTGGACATTTATAACAAGGTTCCCCAAAAGGGTGTGCCAtggcaccctggggtgccgtAGAGAAAAGCGAAGAATGCCACTAAGTGCTCATGGTAAATATCAATTATGTATAGTTCAGATAGACTAGGTTGCCGCCAAAAACTTAGAATTCTTCAAGAGGTGAGGTGACTCAGAAAAGTTTGGGAATCCCTTAGTTAAAAAGCCCAAAATATCTCGCTTTACTGAAATCCCACAAAttgtaaacattctgaaaagaagaaaacaaatagCTATGTTCTAGTATGTTAGTGCAAAGAAGAgggggagagttttttttttttggcttctaaTTTGTTAACACAACTGTCCTCGATTcttttaagtattgcagctgaatgcatagctcgtttagcttctatttttgtttatatatttgtgtgtgtgcttGCACTGATAGTTTTTGCTTCAAATAGTAATTTTAGACTAAATTTTTAGCACTCCCAGTGACAGCTTTGTTATTTTGTACTTCatgtacacttttttttattcattcttttctttccttccatcagaaaaaaacattcattattcttttcattttcaaaaaggaaaagaaaatcatgattttttgttttatgattttggaaggtgtgttgttactatttatgcttagatttttaaatattttatttatatatttggaTTAATTCTCTACGTTTGCCGTTAGATGTAGTTTCTTTGGAGATGAAATCGGTTTAATAGTTCAAGTATTAAATTGATGTTAATTGATAACAttagcaaatttcatgaaaataaatatgagcaaaaattcttttttgtgaTGAAACATATTCCATGTTAAACTAGAACCAGTGGATTAGTCACATTGTCTGTAATGAAACTTTTTCTTATACTCACTGGTCCTGTAGCTTTATTTTTACGATTTCTAATGCTGTGTAATTCTAATGCTTTGGTAGTGCTTACTTAATAGTATGATTTTACAATAAACAAAACCAATCGTCATTTTTATCCCTCATAAACTGGAACTGGTTTCCTTTAAATGTAAatgagctgaaaatattttacttatttcttattttttgtgtttattattattattaattgttcaaaaagattttttaaataaattttaaataagttttttttttcattctgttctTAAATTAGTGGACCTAAAATCAGTATTTAATTAGTTCATTGTTGTGTAATTGATATCaatatttgttgtaaaaaaaaatctaaaaattctattttgtttatgcatttactttttcagtgtgaaaatattaacaaaattattaaaattgcattcaaaaaTTTGGTCCACAGGTTCACATGACTCTTTGAGTTGTTCAATCACTCCTCATTCTGAAATATCTCCAGACGACCCAGAGCTGTACAATTCCTTCCTCATCCGTGCAACCAGCTGTCTGTCAAAACGCATTATTTACAATTGGTGCTGCACACAGTCTTTTGATTGCAAACAGCAGTTAGAAGCAGGTATTCGATACTTTGACCTGAGAGTTGCCAAGAGAGCCGAAGATGGATTATTGTACATCGTGCATGGTTTGTATGGGGCAGAAACAAAGAATGTTTTGAAATCAATGCAAGAGTTTCTTGCAACACATTCCAAGGAAGTCGTTCTCCTCGATTTCCAGCATCTCTACGAGATGAACCACTTTGACCATCACAAATTGCTGCACCAACTTACAGAAACCTTTGGTCCAATGTTATGTCCGTACGTCGCAGACCTTACCGAATTCACTCTGTCTTGGCTTTGGGAAAGGGGGTTTCAGGTAGTTGTATTCTATCGGGATACTATTGCACAGTACCATCCTTTCTTGTGGCCTGCAGAATCCATTCCAAATCCATGGCCAAATACAAGAAGCATCAAGAACCTGCTTGCTTTTTTGACGAGAGGCTACGAGAAGAGAAGAGAGGCCGGGAAGTTCTTTGTTTCTCAGTCGATTCTTACGCCAAACCTGTTCTTGATTTTAAGAAATTTGTTGGGTAATCTGAAAAGTGTTCTAGTGACAGAAAGCAATAGACAGCTTCTGAAATGGTTGGAGGATAAGCATCCTGGTCCTCATGGGTTAAATATTATCATTTGTGACTTCATTGACTATAATGATTGTGCTGTTCCTCAAAGCATTGTCAATTTGAATTATAAATCACCTATCATGTCTAGCACACATGTGCGAGAAAGCAGTTACGAGGTGGTTtaggtttatttttcttttaaataaacattatacCAGGACTGGGCAAGACATAAATGATAGGTTTCCTTCGTTAGATTCTTGATGCTAACATTTTATAACGTCAATGTTAAGCATTTTGCAAATGTGTATATTGCTTTGCGTATTTGTGTGTGGTGccattgaaacaaatttatatTAACAAAGATAATTccatttgttaaaatgtaaacagccattaaactactttaaaattaaatggtGTTAGGTACAACAAAGCTGACATTTGAAATCTTGCAGTTAGAGCAACTGTTACATCAGACTTCCTTATTCCTACTAGTAAGAGTTGGAAAgtcctaacaaaaaaaaaacaagaaatatgtTGATATAAGTTAGATTAACTTGCATATTTTGCTGCTGTTTTATCTAACATCTAATTGGAAGCAGC
This window of the Uloborus diversus isolate 005 chromosome 4, Udiv.v.3.1, whole genome shotgun sequence genome carries:
- the LOC129220270 gene encoding PI-PLC X domain-containing protein 3-like → MDSTDLVEVDLQFDKNKKCLDRWMENLPEEAHSLPLHCLAIPGSHDSLSCSITPHSEISPDDPELYNSFLIRATSCLSKRIIYNWCCTQSFDCKQQLEAGIRYFDLRVAKRAEDGLLYIVHGLYGAETKNVLKSMQEFLATHSKEVVLLDFQHLYEMNHFDHHKLLHQLTETFGPMLCPYVADLTEFTLSWLWERGFQVVVFYRDTIAQYHPFLWPAESIPNPWPNTRSIKNLLAFLTRGYEKRREAGKFFVSQSILTPNLFLILRNLLGNLKSVLVTESNRQLLKWLEDKHPGPHGLNIIICDFIDYNDCAVPQSIVNLNYKSPIMSSTHVRESSYEVV